The Candidatus Alcyoniella australis genome segment GTTGGCTGGTGTCTGGTCTGGATAATGCGGCCGGTGGCAGCCCGCACCCGTCGCGGACGACCCGTGCTGATCCTGGCCCTGGGCGCGGCTGTGGCCCTGCTCACCGCGCTGCCGGCCTATCGTTTCCTGGTCGATTTCTCAGCGCCCATCGCACGCGACGAGGTGCCCGCCGCAGCGGCCTGGCTCGAGCACAACGCGCCGGGAGCGGTGGTGCTGACTTTGGGAACCGGGCCGGAGTTCAGCTATTACACCTTCGGCACGTCCGTGAACTTCAAGATGGAGATGGACCCCGCGCGGATCCACAAGCAGGTGCGCAATTTCGCCGGACGGCCAACGTTCATCTTCCTTGAAGACCAGCACGATCCGACCCCGGTCGAACTCGAACAACAGCTCGCGCCGCTGCACACCGTCGAGCAGACATGGCACGGTCTCCACGGACTGGCGCGGCTGTACCGAGTGGACTACGACCCGCGACTGGCAATCGATCCGCTGACGTGCAACGCGACCTACGCTGTGGGACGCGAGCTGCGCTCCGACGCGCTGGACTGCGCGTTGCTCGAGTCGCTGATCAGCCGCGGGCTGTCCAAGTGGCGGCTGCGCGACGACCCGCAGCCCGCGATCACGCTCTACAAGTGCGAGATCGGCGAACGCGGCGCTGACATGAGCGGCCCGTTCGACGCCCTGGGGATCGAGCTGCACGGCGTGCGCCTGGGCAAGCTGCGCGTTTCCCAGGGGCGGCTGACGATCTTCGACGCGGCAGTGGAGCGTGAGCCGCTGCTGGCCTACGGACGGCTGTTCGTGCGCGGCTCGAGCCAATCGCGCGGACGGCTGCGAATCGAGCTTAGCGATCTGGCCGACCACATCCTGCGCTCGAACAAGGGGCTCGGCGAACTTTCGATCAAGGTTGAGGGCGATGCCCTGCATATCAGCGGCTCGGGCGACGCTGCCGGAATCGAGGTCGAGTTCGAGCTGCTGGCGCGGCCGCTGCTTGCGCCGGGCGGGAGCGTACGGCTGGAGCTGATCGAGGCGCGCGCCGCGGGGATCTCGCTGCCCGGCCCGGCACTGCGCCTGGCCGAGGTCTGGATGCGTCCGTCGATCAAGGCCGACCTGCCCGAGCTGGGCCTAGCCGCCGAGGAATTGATCTTCTCGGACGACGACGCAGCGCTGATCATCAAGTACGCCCCCCTGCCCGCCCGGCTTTGAGCCTGGCGCGGGGAGGGTCGTGGAGCTACGACTATGGTTCGCTCGCGAATTTTGTGCCCGGCTCAAAACCGGGCACGGGGTGGATCGTTGCATTACGACCAGCGAACTATGAGAGTTTTTAACGGCTTAGGAGTCGATGCGGCGCAGCTTCTGCAGCTCGTGCAGGCAGCCGTTCTTCAGCTCGTCCACGTAGAGCGTCGAGGTCTTGATCTCGTTGACCTTCTGGGCCAGCGTTTCGAGCTTGAAGACCATCTGATCTTCGGGCTTGCGCACGATGCGCAGGAAGTCGTGGCGCCAGCGGCGACGCGGCGGTGCGAACTTGCTGAGGTTGACCACGCCCTGACGCGGATTGCGCTTGAACTCGTCGATGCCGTTGAGCACCCCGGAGAGGAAGGTGATCTGCTCGCGCACGGTCTGGTCGGCGCTGAGGAACTGCAGGGTGTTGCGCACGGTCTTGCGGAAGACCTCGGTCTCGCCGTTCTCGGAGTTCAGCGTGCACAGGCCCATGTACATCTTCTCCAGGTCGGGCTCCTCGACCACGTTGCGGCCGGCGAGCAGCGCGCTGGCGCGCAGCAGGTCGATCACCTTGGCCTGGCGCCGCGGGGAGATGTAGAACTCGGGGTCGGTCTTGCGCATCGTGTCGACGAACGAACGGATCACGATGTTCTTGACGTAGAGCATATCGCTGGGCAGTTCGATCACCACGTCTTCGCTCACGCCCTTGACGATCGAGCTTAAGTAGTTGATCTCCTCGATGCTCAGGTTGCCCGGGTACAGCCCGCTGGACTGGCCGCGCTCGTAGGAGCGGTCGATCTTGTACTGGGTCAGGGTCTCGGTCTCGTGGGGAATGTTGGCGCGGAAGAAGAAGCGGTCGATCACCGCCTCGGTGACCTCGTTCATCCGTAGATAGTTGGAGGCCGCGATCACCGTATGCAGCCGGCCCTTGTAGCTCTGGGAACCCTCGAGCAGCTTGCCGTCGGAGAGCAGCAGCATGATGTCGCGCAGGATCTGTTCGTTGGTGTCGAAGATCTCGTCGATGAACGCGAAGTGCGCCTCAAGCACCGACTTCTCGGTGCGCCGCACCTTTTGGCCGGTGTTGCGGTAGCGCGGGATGTCGATCGGGCCGAAGTAGTTGTCCTTGGTGTCCTCGACCGAGGCCTTGATCATGAAGGTCGTCACGCCGCGCGGGTCGAAGATGCGGAAAATCTCGGTGGCCAGCAGCGACTTGGCGATACCCGTGCGGCCCAACATCAGTTGGTGGTTGCGCGTCAGCAGCGCAAAGGTGAACTGCTCGATGATCTCCTCGCGGCCCAGCACGTTCTCGGATACCCGCGCCAACTGGTGCCGCAGGGCCTCGATGATCTCCTCGTGTCCCTGCTGTACCGGCGAATAATATTCGTAGATCGATTCGGCTTCGAGGTCTCGTTGGGACATTGTAGCCATATCCGAATCTCCCCTGAAACTTATATGTCACATGCTGATACAGAGTTGCAAGCCGCTGGTTCCGTCATTTTTATAGTACACCTTACAATACTCATGTCAAGAGAAATTATCTATGGTTGCTATCGATATTTTCTATTAGCTAGCTTACAAAACCGCCAGAGAGTCAATATTGCGAGACAAGAATTATACTGTATATTTTCAAGTTCTTACGCTTTTTCTTCCCGTAATCAGCCGCCGGATCAGCATCCGTAACAGCTCAAACAAGTGCGGGACCTTGGCGCGCACCCATTCGCCGCGGCGCTTGAATCCCAGAGCCAATTTAAGCTGCTTGTCGTTGGCAAAGGCATCGAATATCTCCACGTGCAGACCCTGGTCCGTTGCGCGTTGTTTGAAATCCGCGGCTTTGACCAGATTCTGATCGCCCGAGCGCGCCACGCGCAGCAGCACCTCGCGGTCGGTGAGCAGTACGCGCATCAG includes the following:
- a CDS encoding glycosyltransferase family 39 protein, whose product is MALTKDTYDDRLPRWLVLAAIGGAMAFGAAVYIYAATRHSLLVDEAIFGRGGKAILLGDWHLAHDKAMKPFFVYYALAALRWIGEGSDVSGRIGSIGAVLISIGLLYGVGRRWLGQRVALIAIWLYPFGELTIRELHQAKTDAFALTFILAAAYFATRRMPTAGGFFFAMAFCTRQLAAMSFPLVMLLIYMGIYLLPGERPARRIAPLWRFALGCLGPLLVLVLWSSFTLEPFAWLVREPAYEKYDEAAAVGFFSKFVFWVQTTGRLLGAQPLKALALVAAPLGFALPLLLRLRGKISFSERPDLAMLCALCGFAAFYPLIHSLPKVTLYRRFMVPLAPWLALIVGWCLVWIMRPVAARTRRGRPVLILALGAAVALLTALPAYRFLVDFSAPIARDEVPAAAAWLEHNAPGAVVLTLGTGPEFSYYTFGTSVNFKMEMDPARIHKQVRNFAGRPTFIFLEDQHDPTPVELEQQLAPLHTVEQTWHGLHGLARLYRVDYDPRLAIDPLTCNATYAVGRELRSDALDCALLESLISRGLSKWRLRDDPQPAITLYKCEIGERGADMSGPFDALGIELHGVRLGKLRVSQGRLTIFDAAVEREPLLAYGRLFVRGSSQSRGRLRIELSDLADHILRSNKGLGELSIKVEGDALHISGSGDAAGIEVEFELLARPLLAPGGSVRLELIEARAAGISLPGPALRLAEVWMRPSIKADLPELGLAAEELIFSDDDAALIIKYAPLPARL
- a CDS encoding AAA family ATPase — encoded protein: MSQRDLEAESIYEYYSPVQQGHEEIIEALRHQLARVSENVLGREEIIEQFTFALLTRNHQLMLGRTGIAKSLLATEIFRIFDPRGVTTFMIKASVEDTKDNYFGPIDIPRYRNTGQKVRRTEKSVLEAHFAFIDEIFDTNEQILRDIMLLLSDGKLLEGSQSYKGRLHTVIAASNYLRMNEVTEAVIDRFFFRANIPHETETLTQYKIDRSYERGQSSGLYPGNLSIEEINYLSSIVKGVSEDVVIELPSDMLYVKNIVIRSFVDTMRKTDPEFYISPRRQAKVIDLLRASALLAGRNVVEEPDLEKMYMGLCTLNSENGETEVFRKTVRNTLQFLSADQTVREQITFLSGVLNGIDEFKRNPRQGVVNLSKFAPPRRRWRHDFLRIVRKPEDQMVFKLETLAQKVNEIKTSTLYVDELKNGCLHELQKLRRIDS